The Acidianus manzaensis genome has a window encoding:
- a CDS encoding nickel-dependent hydrogenase large subunit, with the protein MTPTSTPVMPYDATYEHMGDWGRARVVKPGLVIQEPGTSTPKLVTNDLIDINLGMREFVESSWYNPWYKDGFASEVPSEVSGITEDPIGNPVSYYHPWRKWTMPLPQPRSVPMAYPTPYSWAMSPRFVPYQGYKPISNLYYNVEADPQAVMYAQVLQPQAPTPIYSSYYSVAGLGAYYNSNEMSVKFYLPSVSTTTESVPPEFSSSQGKEIEFKYIAPYALSGGKIITNAIERMRARAFEAGLDGMGMWIAWFSAMNWLKQGKTQVSSMPPSSWTYVKNTNQNVAIGVGMKEAPRGAQYHSEVFATGKGVTVPTINPQQIQPTTVNAGPRVKLTYDDGIQTIKPASPTHGAGTFEEAIMGNPDYNIQGTPRLTVIPESQWDGFEFAQTLRSFDPCFVCGVHMVTPSGRVRFQTLGAPVDLSNVLKVFYRYAMQLR; encoded by the coding sequence GTGACTCCAACCTCAACTCCTGTAATGCCATACGATGCTACGTATGAACATATGGGAGATTGGGGAAGGGCTAGAGTTGTAAAGCCGGGTTTAGTAATTCAGGAACCAGGTACTTCTACACCTAAATTAGTAACTAATGATTTAATAGATATAAACTTAGGAATGAGAGAATTTGTAGAATCTTCATGGTATAATCCATGGTATAAAGATGGTTTTGCGTCTGAAGTTCCTTCTGAAGTTTCTGGAATAACAGAAGATCCTATAGGAAATCCTGTAAGTTATTATCATCCTTGGAGGAAATGGACTATGCCTTTACCTCAGCCTAGATCCGTGCCTATGGCCTATCCTACGCCATATTCATGGGCTATGTCTCCTAGATTTGTACCATATCAAGGATATAAGCCTATAAGTAATTTATACTATAACGTAGAAGCTGATCCTCAAGCTGTAATGTATGCTCAAGTTCTTCAGCCTCAAGCACCTACTCCAATATATTCATCTTATTATTCTGTAGCAGGATTAGGAGCTTATTACAATAGTAACGAGATGAGTGTTAAATTCTATTTACCTTCTGTAAGTACTACAACAGAATCAGTTCCGCCAGAATTCTCTAGCTCTCAAGGAAAAGAAATAGAATTCAAATATATTGCACCATATGCGCTATCTGGAGGAAAAATTATTACTAATGCTATTGAGAGAATGAGAGCAAGAGCTTTTGAGGCTGGATTAGATGGTATGGGAATGTGGATTGCATGGTTCTCCGCAATGAATTGGCTAAAACAGGGTAAGACACAAGTAAGTTCAATGCCACCTTCTTCTTGGACTTATGTAAAGAATACTAACCAAAATGTAGCTATCGGAGTTGGAATGAAAGAAGCGCCTAGAGGAGCTCAGTATCATTCAGAAGTATTTGCTACTGGTAAAGGAGTTACAGTTCCTACAATTAATCCACAGCAAATCCAGCCTACTACTGTAAATGCTGGACCTAGAGTTAAACTAACATATGATGATGGAATTCAGACTATAAAGCCAGCGTCTCCAACTCATGGTGCCGGAACTTTCGAAGAGGCTATTATGGGCAATCCAGACTATAATATACAAGGAACTCCTAGGTTAACTGTAATTCCAGAATCGCAATGGGATGGATTCGAATTTGCACAAACGCTGAGATCGTTTGACCCATGCTTTGTATGTGGAGTGCATATGGTTACACCAAGTGGTAGAGTAAGATTCCAAACTTTAGGTGCTCCTGTAGATTTATCTAATGTATTGAAAGTATTCTATAGATATGCTATGCAGTTAAGGTGA
- a CDS encoding NRAMP family divalent metal transporter, with protein sequence MSIRDSIRLFGPAWIALLADSDAASILGGVSTGEEYGYKLIWFVLILSIPLFVIQEAVGRLGAVTNSGVSKLVRQYYSKRVSLLSTVPIFFVDFFTYLSEYSGISIGCYLIGINPLIGLLLFFTLHIMIILSKNYEITEKILILISLTMIISSLIIIEPKLYFTKDIFYFSTSKNFLFFLAVNIGAVVTPPCMLIYQSSATALKYSELSINKSKKVRWVNLETLAGSLVTELVIVFSEIIGTGILNIDPTNAQQLVNALNQFHYIFGIILISSGFLTLIVVSLSSAWGVLEALDKNNYNNVIKIYIIESIPAMIIIALLSNNFSEIFDFVLTLLSLSPLVIAIPAILIGILIRNKKIMKEFSYTKSRSILYFIMLSLVIIGGIIGLLYL encoded by the coding sequence TTGAGTATAAGGGATTCTATAAGGCTTTTTGGCCCAGCCTGGATAGCTCTACTAGCTGATTCAGATGCAGCTAGTATATTAGGTGGAGTATCTACCGGTGAAGAATATGGATATAAACTGATATGGTTTGTTTTGATTTTATCAATTCCTTTATTCGTTATCCAAGAAGCTGTTGGACGATTAGGTGCAGTAACTAACTCTGGAGTAAGTAAGCTTGTTAGACAATACTACTCTAAGAGAGTATCTCTTTTATCTACAGTACCAATATTTTTTGTTGATTTTTTTACATATTTAAGTGAATATTCTGGAATTTCCATTGGATGTTACTTGATAGGAATTAATCCGCTTATAGGCCTTTTATTATTTTTCACATTACATATAATGATAATATTGTCAAAAAATTATGAAATTACGGAGAAAATACTAATATTAATCTCTCTGACCATGATTATATCGTCCTTGATTATAATAGAACCTAAATTATATTTTACTAAAGATATATTCTATTTTTCAACCTCTAAAAATTTCCTTTTCTTTTTAGCTGTAAACATAGGTGCTGTTGTTACACCTCCCTGTATGTTAATATACCAGAGTTCAGCTACGGCACTTAAATATTCAGAATTAAGCATAAATAAATCTAAAAAAGTAAGATGGGTTAATTTAGAAACATTAGCTGGGTCACTAGTAACGGAACTCGTAATAGTATTCTCTGAAATAATAGGGACTGGAATTCTTAATATAGATCCAACAAATGCTCAACAGTTAGTAAATGCTCTTAATCAATTTCATTATATATTCGGCATAATACTAATAAGCTCAGGATTTTTAACACTCATAGTAGTATCTTTAAGTAGTGCTTGGGGAGTATTAGAAGCTTTAGATAAAAATAATTATAATAATGTTATAAAAATATATATTATTGAATCAATACCAGCTATGATTATTATAGCTTTATTAAGTAATAATTTTTCTGAAATATTTGACTTTGTTCTAACTTTATTATCATTGTCTCCATTAGTTATTGCAATACCAGCAATACTTATAGGAATATTAATAAGAAATAAAAAAATAATGAAGGAATTCTCTTACACAAAATCTAGATCTATACTGTATTTTATAATGTTATCTCTAGTAATAATTGGAGGTATAATAGGACTACTATACTTATAG
- the dps gene encoding DNA protection during starvation protein, translated as MENKPKQEEPKVVGVEIIEKSGLDVNKLLEKLVRATAAELTTYYYYTILRMHLTGMEGEGLKEITEDARLEDRLHFELMTQRIYELGGDLPRDIRQVADISACADAYLPENWKDPKEILKVLLEAEQCAERTWKEVSDMTYGKDPRTYDLAQKILQEEIEHEAWFIELLYGRPSGHFRRSYPGEGPLSRKSKYE; from the coding sequence GTGGAGAATAAACCTAAACAAGAAGAACCGAAAGTAGTAGGAGTAGAAATAATAGAAAAATCAGGATTAGATGTAAATAAGTTACTTGAAAAACTTGTTAGAGCAACGGCAGCAGAACTAACTACGTATTATTATTATACAATTTTGAGAATGCATCTAACGGGTATGGAAGGTGAAGGATTAAAGGAAATAACTGAAGACGCAAGACTTGAAGATAGGCTTCATTTCGAATTAATGACACAAAGAATTTATGAATTGGGAGGAGATTTACCAAGAGATATAAGGCAAGTTGCTGACATATCAGCCTGTGCAGATGCGTATTTACCTGAAAATTGGAAAGACCCGAAAGAAATATTAAAAGTATTATTAGAAGCCGAACAATGCGCAGAAAGAACATGGAAAGAAGTATCTGATATGACATATGGAAAAGATCCAAGAACTTATGATCTAGCTCAAAAAATATTACAAGAAGAAATAGAACATGAAGCATGGTTTATAGAGTTACTATATGGAAGGCCTTCAGGACATTTCAGAAGAAGTTATCCAGGAGAAGGTCCATTATCTAGAAAATCAAAATACGAATAA
- a CDS encoding Rieske (2Fe-2S) protein — translation MLFRVCKISELQERKPMKFNLAEKKIEVVIIKINNKVYAIDAYCPHKGGNMEYGEIVYKNEYRIRCHLHSYEYSLDNGKLMYNPYGNKTGKWYYSGDLMTYETKIIDNDIFINI, via the coding sequence ATGCTTTTTAGAGTTTGCAAAATATCTGAACTTCAAGAAAGAAAACCTATGAAATTTAATTTAGCGGAAAAGAAAATTGAAGTAGTAATAATAAAAATAAATAACAAAGTTTATGCTATTGACGCTTACTGTCCTCATAAAGGAGGAAACATGGAATATGGAGAAATAGTTTATAAAAATGAATATAGAATAAGATGTCATTTGCATAGTTATGAATATAGTCTAGATAATGGAAAGTTAATGTATAATCCTTATGGTAATAAGACTGGGAAGTGGTATTACTCGGGCGACTTAATGACTTATGAAACTAAAATTATAGATAATGATATTTTTATTAACATATAA
- a CDS encoding helix-turn-helix domain-containing protein: MEERFLSKEFITKSGRRMKINRLVSALYGLSEFDLNVYSIIREKREITLKELIEITNKNKPILIKSLKNLENLDLITKQKIRNGEKGRPVYIYKINSILENILLTDLKELVNFIH, translated from the coding sequence GTGGAAGAAAGATTTTTGTCTAAAGAATTTATCACAAAATCAGGGCGAAGAATGAAAATAAATAGATTAGTTTCTGCATTATATGGACTTAGTGAATTTGATTTAAATGTGTATTCAATAATTAGAGAAAAAAGAGAAATAACTCTCAAAGAACTTATAGAAATTACAAACAAGAACAAACCAATTCTAATAAAATCATTAAAAAATCTAGAAAATTTGGATTTAATAACAAAACAAAAAATAAGAAATGGAGAAAAAGGAAGGCCAGTTTACATTTATAAGATAAATTCAATATTAGAGAATATTCTCTTAACTGATTTGAAAGAACTAGTAAATTTTATACATTGA
- a CDS encoding APC family permease, translating to MRKSKLLSTEVGWLKKETLHILDLVPLSTSSVAPTFSIAAAYGSMVALMGPYAIMGVVTSFPFFLFAAIIFRQLNKKAPHCGASYHWGTRFIGKKYGGFQFWIVTLAYFLSLPPIIIPAGEYTLDMFYRLGLITRTMELSIFWDSIVGIIWAIIAAIPLLLGAKPTARFTEAFLFLELVILSAFIVIGITSLSTHIVNSFSWSWFFAPKWFSSSSYFFGLAATMVIVATILDGWEIDSYAAEESKKPKLWPGLSGIIGLISVFIIYMITMPIMTIETPISALSSSVDPLARWASYVIPQYVWLLDIAVITSTASSLWLTSYILIRAWYSAGREGLLPKTFAWTSEKFKSPWFATIISTLAMIIVQLIELTSPSIQSFFGLVLTAAGAFLLAEFGIDSITATIMWWREKAITMRDWIIRVIAPITAFGMIGTIIMGIIDAGPAFGYTTTEYGITLLAMASIGLVFLFKKFNVIIPDWLKEDNKVKERNLK from the coding sequence ATGAGAAAAAGTAAATTATTAAGTACTGAAGTAGGATGGCTAAAAAAAGAGACATTACATATCTTAGACTTAGTTCCTTTATCAACATCTAGCGTAGCACCAACATTTAGCATAGCAGCAGCTTACGGAAGTATGGTCGCACTAATGGGACCTTATGCAATAATGGGTGTTGTTACGTCATTTCCATTCTTCCTTTTTGCAGCTATAATTTTTAGGCAATTAAATAAGAAGGCTCCACATTGTGGAGCATCATACCATTGGGGTACTAGATTTATAGGTAAAAAATACGGTGGATTTCAGTTCTGGATAGTTACATTAGCTTATTTTCTTTCTTTACCACCAATAATAATCCCAGCTGGAGAGTATACTTTGGACATGTTTTATAGGCTAGGATTAATAACTAGAACTATGGAATTAAGCATATTTTGGGATTCGATTGTAGGAATAATTTGGGCCATAATAGCTGCAATACCATTATTATTAGGAGCAAAACCTACAGCTAGATTTACCGAAGCATTCTTATTCTTAGAACTAGTTATTTTATCTGCTTTCATAGTTATTGGAATTACTTCATTATCTACTCATATCGTAAATTCTTTTAGCTGGAGTTGGTTTTTTGCGCCAAAATGGTTTTCTTCATCTTCTTATTTCTTTGGTCTTGCTGCAACAATGGTAATTGTAGCTACAATTCTCGATGGATGGGAAATAGATAGTTATGCAGCAGAAGAATCAAAGAAACCTAAACTTTGGCCAGGTTTATCTGGAATAATAGGTTTAATTTCAGTATTCATTATTTACATGATTACAATGCCTATAATGACTATTGAAACACCGATTTCAGCATTGTCTTCATCAGTAGATCCTTTAGCTAGATGGGCTTCATACGTTATTCCACAATATGTATGGTTACTTGACATTGCAGTTATTACCTCAACTGCCTCATCATTATGGCTTACTTCGTATATTTTAATCAGAGCATGGTATTCTGCTGGGAGAGAAGGATTATTGCCAAAAACATTTGCTTGGACTAGTGAAAAATTTAAGTCTCCTTGGTTCGCTACAATAATTTCTACGTTAGCTATGATAATTGTTCAACTTATAGAATTAACATCACCTAGTATACAATCATTTTTCGGATTAGTTTTAACTGCTGCAGGAGCTTTTCTATTAGCAGAATTTGGCATAGACTCTATAACTGCTACAATAATGTGGTGGAGAGAAAAAGCGATAACCATGAGAGATTGGATAATAAGAGTTATTGCTCCTATAACTGCATTTGGAATGATAGGTACTATAATCATGGGAATAATAGATGCTGGACCGGCATTTGGATATACAACTACCGAGTATGGAATAACTCTTCTTGCTATGGCATCTATTGGTCTTGTATTCTTATTTAAGAAATTTAATGTTATAATTCCTGACTGGTTAAAGGAAGATAACAAAGTGAAAGAAAGAAATTTGAAATAA
- the hypE gene encoding hydrogenase expression/formation protein HypE — MISMSSKDIITLLHGAGGSYMHNLIKQIFMTLDDNFGDIGLQMLDDGAVINNVVFTTDSFIVRPIFFKGGDIGRLSVSGTVNDIAMMGGDPVALSLGVVIEEGFPIHDLEKIVNSIKNTALEAGVHIVTGDTKVMEKGSLDKIIINTSGIGFRSKQLDHDIETLRKTREPKEWLVPLNLRPGDKIIVSGTIGDHAIAILSSREGIGFEANVSSDVAPLNKLINGILEIGGVADAKDPTRGGLADLLNDWSEKSKLGIYIREEDIPVKDEVRAASEFMGMDILELGNEGKAVIAVSPEYVKDVLNELWSIPQGKDASVIGEVRKDIEGVILETSIGGKRYVGRPLGDPVPRIC, encoded by the coding sequence ATGATAAGCATGAGTAGTAAAGACATAATAACGCTTTTACATGGAGCCGGAGGATCGTATATGCATAATTTAATAAAGCAAATTTTTATGACTTTAGACGATAATTTTGGAGATATTGGATTACAAATGTTAGATGATGGAGCAGTAATAAACAATGTAGTATTTACAACTGACTCATTTATTGTTAGGCCAATTTTCTTTAAAGGAGGTGATATAGGTAGATTAAGCGTAAGCGGAACTGTGAACGATATAGCTATGATGGGGGGAGATCCGGTAGCTTTAAGTCTAGGAGTAGTCATTGAAGAAGGCTTTCCAATTCATGATTTAGAAAAAATAGTCAATAGTATAAAGAATACTGCATTAGAAGCTGGAGTTCATATAGTTACTGGAGATACAAAGGTTATGGAAAAAGGTAGTTTAGATAAAATTATAATAAATACTTCAGGAATTGGATTTAGATCAAAGCAATTGGATCATGATATTGAAACTCTTAGAAAAACTAGAGAGCCAAAAGAATGGTTAGTTCCACTCAACTTAAGACCTGGAGATAAGATAATAGTGTCAGGAACAATAGGAGATCATGCAATTGCCATTTTATCCTCTAGGGAGGGAATAGGGTTTGAGGCAAACGTAAGTTCCGATGTAGCTCCTTTAAATAAACTAATAAATGGAATTCTAGAAATAGGAGGAGTAGCAGACGCGAAAGATCCAACTAGAGGAGGTTTAGCAGATTTATTAAACGATTGGTCAGAAAAATCCAAACTCGGAATATATATTAGAGAAGAAGATATTCCAGTAAAAGACGAAGTTAGGGCAGCATCAGAGTTTATGGGAATGGATATTCTAGAGCTAGGAAATGAAGGTAAAGCTGTAATTGCAGTATCTCCGGAATACGTTAAAGATGTATTAAACGAATTATGGTCAATACCACAAGGTAAGGATGCTTCAGTAATAGGAGAAGTAAGAAAGGACATAGAAGGAGTTATATTAGAGACGTCAATAGGAGGTAAAAGGTATGTTGGTAGGCCATTAGGTGATCCAGTCCCGAGAATTTGTTAG
- a CDS encoding HypC/HybG/HupF family hydrogenase formation chaperone, with protein sequence MCVAFPGKVIEIDGEYGKVDFGNGTIRDNILLSLVDAKIGDYVLVHAGYAIQIVDEVEARKSIEIWNEMTNQLPEEKKKQDFNEIVGGES encoded by the coding sequence ATGTGCGTGGCTTTTCCAGGTAAAGTCATAGAGATTGACGGAGAATATGGTAAAGTTGATTTTGGAAATGGAACAATAAGAGATAATATACTTCTTTCTTTAGTAGATGCCAAGATAGGTGATTACGTTTTAGTTCATGCTGGATACGCTATTCAAATAGTTGATGAAGTTGAAGCAAGAAAATCAATAGAAATATGGAACGAGATGACAAATCAATTACCAGAAGAGAAGAAAAAACAAGATTTTAATGAAATTGTAGGTGGTGAAAGTTGA
- the hypD gene encoding hydrogenase formation protein HypD, with product MNTEYLSLLKYYRDPRLAKALKAKIDELAKKIEENIMIMHVCGSHEWTITHYGIRTLLPENVEVRAGPGCPVCITPATDIDDAVKLALDGVTITTYGDMSRARGNRMSLEEAKALGGDVRVIYGVQDAVKMAKREPNKQFVFFAVGMDTTAPATAFEILKETPENLSFLVSYRYTPAIQGSVMESNVLGIDAFISAGHSVTITGLKPYYEYFLRSKKPMVATGFEPIDVLMAIYMLLKQIDEGKPKIENEYTRSVSWEGNIKAQKVMDKVFDLEDGYVRGVAIFPKAGFRLKDDFRKIDAREQYGLKDRSKTKDEYIAGARCGEVVMGLIDPPECPLYMKTCKPEDPKGAPMVSQEGTCWIWAMHRIVNVSPRCKR from the coding sequence TTGAATACAGAATATCTTTCTCTATTAAAATACTATAGAGATCCTAGATTAGCTAAAGCATTAAAAGCAAAAATTGATGAACTAGCTAAAAAAATAGAAGAAAATATAATGATAATGCATGTTTGCGGTAGTCATGAGTGGACGATAACACACTATGGAATAAGAACATTATTACCAGAAAACGTTGAAGTTAGAGCTGGACCAGGATGTCCAGTATGCATAACTCCAGCTACAGATATAGACGATGCAGTAAAATTAGCTTTGGACGGCGTTACAATAACTACTTATGGAGATATGAGCAGAGCAAGAGGGAATAGAATGTCATTAGAAGAAGCTAAGGCATTAGGAGGAGATGTAAGAGTAATTTATGGAGTTCAAGATGCAGTAAAAATGGCCAAAAGAGAGCCTAATAAACAATTCGTATTTTTCGCAGTAGGTATGGACACTACAGCACCAGCAACAGCGTTTGAAATCCTAAAAGAAACTCCGGAAAATCTTAGCTTCCTAGTTTCTTATAGATATACTCCAGCAATACAAGGCTCAGTCATGGAATCTAATGTTCTCGGTATTGACGCTTTTATATCAGCTGGACATTCAGTAACCATAACAGGATTAAAGCCTTATTACGAATATTTTCTAAGATCTAAAAAACCTATGGTAGCAACAGGATTCGAACCAATTGACGTCTTAATGGCAATTTATATGTTATTAAAACAAATAGATGAAGGAAAGCCTAAAATAGAAAATGAATATACTAGATCTGTAAGCTGGGAAGGGAATATAAAAGCCCAAAAAGTGATGGATAAAGTTTTCGACTTAGAAGATGGATATGTTAGAGGTGTAGCTATATTTCCTAAGGCAGGATTTAGACTAAAGGATGATTTTAGAAAAATAGACGCAAGAGAGCAGTATGGACTAAAAGATAGAAGCAAGACAAAAGACGAATATATAGCTGGAGCACGGTGTGGAGAAGTAGTAATGGGATTAATTGATCCTCCAGAATGTCCTCTTTATATGAAAACATGCAAACCAGAAGATCCTAAAGGTGCTCCAATGGTATCTCAAGAAGGAACTTGCTGGATATGGGCTATGCACAGAATAGTAAATGTATCTCCAAGATGTAAAAGGTGA
- a CDS encoding class II aldolase/adducin family protein: MVYMIGNTYCKLCQSDENQLKKELVNSVKTLYWKGMISNAGGNQSARLPGSEKIWITPSGYPRVSLEPEDLIAVDLEGNVIEGDLKPSIETKMHLEVYKVRPDVNAVIHAHSPYTMGLAISGFFDITHGEAAAILGEIKIVKYSHPGTIELAKNVGEALKGEGAKVPRIAILMNHGIISVGACIHEARAFAEIMEEWARFNVAAKAIGNIKYKLNKDELKKPGARYIRAVKFGGRQIT; the protein is encoded by the coding sequence ATGGTTTATATGATAGGAAATACGTACTGTAAGCTTTGTCAATCAGATGAAAATCAGCTTAAAAAAGAGCTAGTTAATAGTGTAAAAACACTTTATTGGAAAGGAATGATAAGTAATGCTGGAGGCAATCAGAGTGCTAGATTACCTGGATCTGAAAAAATATGGATAACTCCTTCTGGATATCCAAGAGTTAGCCTAGAACCTGAAGACTTAATTGCGGTAGATCTGGAAGGTAACGTTATTGAAGGAGATTTAAAGCCTTCAATAGAAACTAAAATGCATCTGGAAGTTTATAAGGTTAGACCAGATGTTAATGCAGTTATCCATGCTCATTCACCATATACAATGGGATTAGCCATATCTGGATTTTTTGACATAACTCATGGAGAAGCAGCAGCAATACTAGGAGAAATAAAGATAGTAAAATATTCACATCCAGGAACAATAGAATTAGCTAAAAATGTAGGCGAAGCATTAAAAGGTGAAGGAGCTAAGGTTCCTAGAATAGCAATTTTGATGAATCACGGCATAATATCTGTTGGTGCATGTATTCATGAAGCTAGAGCATTCGCTGAGATAATGGAAGAATGGGCAAGATTTAACGTAGCAGCTAAAGCTATAGGAAATATAAAATATAAACTAAATAAAGATGAATTGAAAAAACCTGGAGCCAGATATATAAGGGCGGTAAAATTTGGAGGAAGGCAGATTACTTGA
- a CDS encoding winged helix-turn-helix transcriptional regulator, translating into MDCVLKEDQELCMSYNPRIFQLLTRKYTFSVLVLLDKYGALRFNEILKKIDGMTQRALSIRLKEMEEANLISRNVKNERPVTVYYNITTQGKAVKNAMLMILQLTTLI; encoded by the coding sequence GTGGATTGCGTTCTAAAAGAAGATCAAGAACTTTGCATGAGTTATAATCCAAGAATATTTCAATTATTGACCAGAAAATATACTTTTTCTGTTTTAGTATTATTAGATAAGTATGGAGCTTTAAGATTTAACGAAATACTAAAGAAAATAGATGGAATGACTCAAAGAGCCTTGTCTATAAGATTAAAAGAAATGGAGGAAGCCAATTTAATTTCACGAAATGTTAAAAATGAAAGGCCTGTAACAGTATATTATAATATTACTACTCAAGGTAAAGCAGTCAAAAATGCAATGCTTATGATTTTACAACTTACTACCTTAATTTAA
- a CDS encoding hydrogenase — protein MRTLLWLQGGACGGNSLSLLNASDPDLLLFFEQHKIKLLWHPSLSLENNIEKILNDIRNGKITLDILVFEGTIIRGPNNTGTFNLFAGKPMKDWISEISPLANYIIAVGDCASFGGIPASDPNPTQSTGLQFHKKEKGGFLGQKFRSKSGFPVINISGCPAHPTWILTTISMIVEGKLTEDLLDEYNRPKIFYSTTTQFGCPRQPYFTYKIASNELGHREGCLYFELGCRGPMTRSPCNNILWNNQSSKTRVGTPCMGCTEFDFPTFNFFKTEKNRSGLPKNLPIGMSRGSYITFSAIARGSAPQFLTKPLIKKRGDWIE, from the coding sequence ATGAGAACATTACTTTGGTTACAAGGAGGAGCATGCGGAGGAAACTCATTATCATTACTTAATGCTTCTGATCCAGATTTACTATTATTTTTTGAGCAACATAAGATAAAATTATTGTGGCACCCATCATTATCTTTAGAAAATAATATAGAAAAAATTTTGAATGATATAAGAAATGGCAAAATTACTCTAGATATATTAGTTTTTGAAGGTACTATAATACGTGGTCCAAATAATACCGGAACATTTAATTTATTTGCAGGCAAACCTATGAAAGACTGGATTTCTGAGATATCACCTTTAGCTAATTACATTATAGCAGTAGGTGATTGTGCATCATTTGGAGGAATCCCTGCTTCAGATCCAAATCCTACACAATCTACTGGATTACAATTTCATAAAAAAGAGAAAGGAGGATTTTTAGGTCAAAAATTCAGAAGTAAATCAGGATTTCCTGTTATAAACATTTCTGGATGTCCTGCACATCCTACGTGGATTTTAACTACAATATCAATGATAGTAGAAGGAAAACTAACAGAAGATCTTCTAGACGAATACAATAGGCCAAAAATATTCTATTCCACTACAACACAATTTGGATGTCCGCGCCAACCGTATTTTACATATAAAATTGCATCTAACGAATTAGGACATAGAGAAGGATGTTTATACTTCGAATTAGGCTGTAGAGGCCCAATGACCAGAAGTCCATGCAATAATATTTTATGGAATAATCAAAGCAGTAAAACTAGAGTAGGAACTCCATGTATGGGATGCACTGAGTTCGATTTTCCAACATTTAACTTCTTTAAAACAGAAAAAAACAGATCAGGATTACCTAAAAATTTACCTATAGGTATGAGTAGAGGTAGTTACATAACATTTTCAGCAATAGCAAGAGGATCAGCACCCCAATTCCTAACAAAGCCATTAATTAAAAAGAGAGGTGATTGGATTGAATGA